The Shewanella mangrovisoli genome has a window encoding:
- a CDS encoding peptidoglycan DD-metalloendopeptidase family protein: protein MQTGKPNLANFPQIRLQNLSSVHKNILLVGGLLIGAAMLMPNANHVVPTAQRIPVALDLETILPQVSEPVETAPIVDNTPHFERVIASGDTLSALFSKAGVDQQTMYKVLEADLNILALDTLLPGNRIQFWLDNEGQLQKLELYFNAARQVVFTRYEDGSFNVEEINVEGVWQNRIVTGDIKGSFYVSAQKMGLAAADIQRIEDLLKEKVNFARDLRAGDKFSVLVNDQYVEGEATGSSQILGVSIKTGRSEISAFQHTDGSYYDAKGQSLVRAFQRIPLAKQPRMSSRFNPTRKHPITGRISPHNGTDFSVPIGTKVIAPGDGVVSLVTDHQFAGKYIVIEHGGKYRTRYLHLSKALVRKGQRVTRGQVIALSGNTGRSTGPHLHYEFHVNGKPVDPMRADIPMASQLANQELRTFTNIVKSRQALMNLG from the coding sequence TTGCAGACAGGTAAACCCAATTTGGCTAATTTTCCGCAAATTCGTTTGCAGAATTTATCTTCAGTCCATAAAAATATTCTCCTAGTTGGTGGTTTATTAATCGGTGCGGCGATGTTAATGCCGAATGCCAACCATGTGGTTCCTACTGCTCAACGTATTCCCGTCGCGCTTGATCTTGAGACGATTTTGCCACAGGTTTCTGAGCCTGTTGAAACAGCTCCAATTGTCGATAATACCCCTCATTTTGAACGTGTCATTGCCTCCGGCGATACCTTAAGTGCTTTATTTTCTAAAGCCGGTGTTGACCAACAAACCATGTATAAAGTATTAGAGGCCGACTTAAACATTCTGGCGCTCGATACCTTATTACCCGGTAACCGTATTCAATTTTGGCTGGATAATGAAGGCCAACTGCAAAAGTTAGAACTGTATTTTAACGCTGCCCGCCAAGTAGTATTTACCCGTTACGAAGATGGTAGCTTTAACGTAGAAGAAATTAACGTTGAAGGTGTGTGGCAAAACCGTATCGTTACTGGCGATATTAAAGGCTCATTCTATGTCTCGGCACAAAAAATGGGTTTAGCGGCGGCCGATATTCAGCGGATTGAAGATTTACTCAAAGAGAAAGTGAATTTTGCTCGGGATTTACGTGCGGGTGATAAATTTTCTGTTTTGGTAAATGATCAATATGTTGAGGGCGAAGCAACCGGAAGCAGCCAAATATTAGGCGTGAGCATTAAAACGGGCCGCTCTGAAATTAGTGCATTCCAACATACCGATGGCAGTTATTACGATGCGAAAGGCCAAAGCTTAGTGCGTGCCTTCCAACGTATTCCATTGGCTAAACAACCACGCATGAGTTCTCGTTTTAACCCTACGCGTAAACATCCAATTACTGGCCGTATTTCACCCCATAACGGTACCGACTTTTCAGTGCCTATTGGTACTAAAGTTATTGCCCCTGGCGATGGTGTCGTAAGCTTAGTCACCGATCACCAATTCGCGGGTAAATATATTGTGATTGAACACGGTGGTAAGTACCGTACACGTTATTTACACCTTTCTAAGGCATTAGTGCGCAAAGGTCAACGTGTCACTCGTGGCCAAGTGATTGCTTTATCAGGTAATACTGGACGTTCTACCGGTCCACATTTGCATTATGAATTCCACGTTAATGGTAAGCCAGTGGATCCAATGAGAGCCGATATCCCGATGGCAAGCCAATTAGCGAACCAAGAATTACGTACCTTCACTAATATTGTGAAGAGCCGCCAAGCGTTAATGAATTTAGGTTAA
- a CDS encoding SbcC/MukB-like Walker B domain-containing protein has product MKPLTLSMSAFGPFASTQTIDFTELGDNPLFLINGPTGAGKTTLLDGICFALYGKTTGNEREGSQMRCDMADDNLLTEVTFSFQLGSTGYRIRRVPEQERLKKSGDGSTVQKSEAQLYKIAPDGSETLIVASKVSDATAEIEALTGLDVEQFRQVMVLPQGKFRELLMADSKAREQIFSQLFQTHIYKRIEDTLKAKAADIRNLVKEQRARRDGILQTAALTSDDELAAEFSHIEPEFAAATAAKEQSVAAHLAALKQRDSAQQLFAEFTRLQELQVEALHLNEQQAQIATQTTRLDVAKQALRVKHLLDNALSREQEASLAAAQRDSAQSTFDAAKLALAHAETAAQEIIPLEHKLREVEQQYSHLSALVPQLAEFASLEQALAQAKEILQHTKLQGQESKNALATLVEQRSHCENQLPALQQQSEQQLATAQALQQYRHMLEQFKQWQQICAKVAHTQGLLEQVGSQGKALNTQYQEASTAYKSLQLKWFQGQAAILARELKPHEPCPVCGSSAHPQPAVSHEDLPTELQLQAAQDAEALALDNLNKARAEYRGLQKQLEAQQQQANELATALGDRVELSLESHRQTLDELTQQAKQADAAAQALQQLQQQIKTLQQQESTLTQQLELERERYREQEGKVERLSGQFAEKALRIPEEYRTLEVLNQAIAHNQQQLEQIKRQIDALRAAQQQAAQQSVAAQTALSAAIERCNGAAELQAQAQQALLTALDNAGFTDRDALREALLTDEQMQALAEGIETYHRQCALNQSQLTQLKTKLSESTSPDLDALEALLTERLAQLKTAEEVWSQLNTRLTLLNNTQTQLAIVDQKAKSLEDEYAVIGTLADVANGNTGNKISLQRFVLSVLLDDVLLAATQRLHLMSKGRYRLLRKEDRSKGNKASGLELEVEDAYTSKVRPVATLSGGESFMAALSMALGLSDVVQAYAGGIKLDTLFIDEGFGSLDQDSLELAIRTLMDLQSAGRMIGVISHVSEMKEQIGTRIDILKTSHGSEIKVILP; this is encoded by the coding sequence ATGAAGCCACTCACGCTGTCAATGTCGGCCTTTGGCCCCTTCGCCTCGACTCAAACTATTGATTTTACCGAACTGGGGGATAACCCCTTATTCCTGATCAACGGGCCAACTGGTGCGGGCAAAACTACGCTGCTCGACGGAATTTGTTTTGCACTTTACGGCAAAACCACAGGTAACGAGCGTGAAGGCAGCCAGATGCGCTGCGATATGGCCGATGATAACTTGCTCACCGAGGTGACTTTTAGTTTTCAATTAGGCAGTACGGGTTATCGTATTCGCCGCGTCCCCGAGCAGGAAAGATTAAAGAAAAGCGGTGATGGCTCAACGGTACAAAAGAGTGAGGCACAGCTGTATAAGATTGCCCCAGATGGCAGTGAAACCCTTATCGTCGCCAGTAAAGTGTCAGACGCCACGGCCGAAATCGAGGCTCTAACTGGCCTAGATGTGGAGCAGTTCCGTCAAGTGATGGTGCTGCCGCAGGGGAAATTTCGTGAATTGCTGATGGCCGACTCTAAGGCGCGTGAGCAAATTTTTAGCCAGCTATTTCAAACTCATATTTATAAACGCATCGAAGATACCCTAAAAGCCAAGGCGGCGGATATTCGCAACCTTGTCAAAGAGCAGCGCGCCCGCCGTGACGGTATTTTGCAAACGGCAGCACTGACATCCGATGATGAACTTGCCGCAGAGTTTAGTCACATTGAACCCGAATTTGCGGCGGCAACGGCGGCAAAGGAGCAGAGTGTTGCGGCGCATTTAGCGGCATTAAAACAGCGTGATAGCGCGCAGCAACTCTTTGCTGAATTTACTCGCTTACAGGAATTACAGGTTGAGGCGCTTCACCTTAATGAGCAGCAAGCGCAGATTGCAACCCAAACGACGCGGCTTGACGTCGCCAAGCAAGCATTACGGGTAAAACACTTATTAGATAATGCCTTATCGCGGGAGCAAGAAGCGAGTCTCGCCGCCGCTCAGCGCGATAGCGCGCAGTCGACATTCGATGCCGCTAAGCTCGCACTCGCTCATGCTGAAACTGCGGCGCAGGAAATCATTCCCCTCGAACATAAGCTGCGTGAGGTTGAGCAGCAATACAGTCATCTCAGTGCCTTAGTGCCACAGCTGGCAGAGTTTGCCAGCCTTGAACAAGCTTTAGCGCAGGCTAAAGAGATTCTACAACACACCAAGTTGCAGGGGCAGGAGAGTAAAAATGCGCTTGCAACGCTAGTGGAGCAGCGCAGCCATTGTGAGAATCAACTGCCAGCCTTGCAGCAGCAAAGCGAGCAGCAACTTGCCACAGCGCAGGCGCTGCAGCAGTACCGTCATATGCTCGAGCAGTTCAAGCAGTGGCAGCAGATATGTGCCAAAGTCGCACACACTCAAGGATTGCTTGAGCAGGTTGGCTCACAAGGAAAAGCGCTTAATACCCAATATCAAGAAGCCTCAACGGCTTATAAGTCTTTGCAACTGAAGTGGTTTCAAGGTCAGGCAGCTATTTTAGCTAGAGAGTTAAAACCCCATGAACCATGTCCGGTTTGTGGCAGTTCGGCCCATCCTCAACCCGCGGTGAGCCATGAGGATTTACCAACGGAACTGCAATTGCAGGCGGCGCAGGATGCCGAGGCCTTGGCGCTCGATAATCTTAATAAAGCGCGGGCAGAATATCGCGGGCTGCAAAAACAATTAGAAGCACAGCAACAGCAGGCGAATGAGCTGGCAACAGCCCTTGGCGATAGGGTTGAATTGTCGCTTGAATCCCATCGCCAAACGTTAGACGAACTGACACAGCAAGCCAAACAGGCAGACGCTGCGGCGCAAGCGCTGCAGCAGTTACAGCAACAGATCAAAACCTTGCAACAGCAAGAGTCGACGTTGACGCAGCAATTAGAACTTGAGCGTGAGCGTTACCGTGAACAAGAAGGCAAAGTCGAGCGCTTATCGGGTCAATTTGCTGAAAAAGCGCTGCGGATCCCAGAAGAATACCGAACACTGGAGGTATTAAATCAAGCGATTGCACATAACCAGCAACAACTCGAGCAGATAAAACGTCAGATTGATGCGCTCAGAGCCGCGCAGCAGCAGGCTGCGCAGCAGAGTGTGGCGGCGCAAACGGCATTATCGGCGGCGATAGAGCGTTGTAATGGCGCGGCAGAGCTGCAGGCGCAAGCACAGCAGGCGCTACTGACGGCACTGGATAACGCAGGCTTTACCGATAGAGATGCATTGCGCGAGGCCTTGTTAACGGATGAGCAAATGCAGGCGCTAGCTGAGGGCATAGAGACCTATCATAGGCAGTGCGCCTTAAATCAGTCGCAACTGACTCAGCTTAAAACCAAGTTGAGCGAGTCGACATCACCCGATCTTGATGCCTTAGAGGCCTTGCTCACGGAGCGACTCGCACAGCTTAAAACGGCGGAAGAGGTATGGAGTCAACTCAACACTCGGCTCACCCTACTTAACAATACCCAAACTCAGCTGGCGATTGTTGATCAAAAGGCCAAATCCCTTGAGGATGAATACGCAGTGATTGGCACTTTGGCCGATGTTGCCAATGGTAATACGGGCAACAAAATTTCACTGCAACGCTTTGTGCTTAGCGTATTGCTCGACGATGTGTTGCTTGCGGCAACGCAGAGGCTGCATTTAATGAGTAAAGGTCGCTACCGATTATTGCGCAAAGAAGACAGATCTAAGGGCAATAAGGCCTCTGGGCTAGAGCTTGAAGTCGAGGATGCCTACACCTCTAAAGTGCGTCCCGTGGCGACCTTAAGTGGTGGTGAGAGTTTTATGGCGGCCTTGTCGATGGCCTTGGGTTTATCGGATGTGGTTCAAGCCTACGCAGGGGGGATAAAACTCGACACCTTATTTATCGACGAAGGCTTTGGCAGCTTAGATCAGGACTCACTCGAACTTGCCATTCGAACCCTGATGGATTTGCAGTCGGCGGGCAGGATGATTGGGGTGATTTCCCATGTGTCTGAAATGAAAGAGCAGATAGGCACCCGAATTGATATCTTGAAAACCTCCCATGGGAGTGAAATCAAGGTGATTTTGCCTTAG
- a CDS encoding exonuclease SbcCD subunit D → MRFIHTSDWHIGRQLHNQSLLEDQAYVLDQIGALAKQHSVDAVIIAGDIYDRSIPPASAVALLDEVLNRLITELGVQVLMIAGNHDGHERLGFAAKQMSASGLHIIGPLQTDLTPIRLASPSGDAYFYPLPYAEPATVRQVFEADAKGLSVSSHEEAMALLLEQVRSHDSQGLPKVVVSHCFLDGGSESESERPLSIGGADKISPRLFSEFDYVALGHLHGPQYKGSEHVRYSGSILKYSFSEQHQHKSVTLVDVAAHTPAQIQLLPLTALRDVRIIEGELAHLLDLGKTDAKREDYLMVRLLDKHAILDAMGKLRSVYPNVLHLERTGLMAGEQAVALNRDHIKKGEMEMFRDFFSQVSGEELSDAQQAVMDEILTKLHRDEGDSGGSTRVAAKGDQSA, encoded by the coding sequence ATGAGATTTATCCATACCTCGGACTGGCACATTGGTCGCCAGTTACACAATCAATCACTTTTAGAAGATCAAGCCTATGTGCTTGATCAAATTGGGGCATTGGCAAAGCAACACTCTGTCGATGCGGTGATTATTGCCGGGGATATTTACGATAGGTCGATTCCTCCCGCCAGCGCCGTGGCTTTGCTCGATGAGGTGCTTAATCGCCTCATCACCGAGTTAGGAGTACAAGTGCTGATGATTGCCGGTAACCACGATGGGCACGAACGCTTAGGCTTTGCGGCTAAACAAATGTCGGCGAGTGGTTTGCACATTATTGGGCCACTGCAGACTGATTTAACGCCGATCCGCTTAGCTAGCCCAAGTGGCGATGCTTACTTTTACCCGCTGCCTTACGCCGAACCTGCAACTGTGCGCCAAGTATTTGAGGCGGATGCTAAGGGGCTCAGCGTATCCAGCCATGAGGAGGCGATGGCGCTACTGTTAGAACAAGTACGCTCCCACGATAGCCAAGGGTTACCTAAAGTCGTTGTTAGTCATTGCTTTTTAGATGGCGGCAGTGAGTCAGAGTCTGAGCGGCCGTTGAGTATTGGTGGCGCTGATAAAATCTCCCCACGGCTTTTTAGTGAGTTTGACTATGTCGCCCTCGGCCACTTACACGGACCGCAATATAAAGGCAGTGAACATGTACGTTATTCCGGCTCGATTTTGAAATACTCCTTTAGCGAACAGCATCAACATAAGTCTGTCACTTTAGTTGATGTCGCCGCGCACACTCCAGCGCAGATCCAACTCTTGCCCTTAACCGCACTGCGTGATGTGCGGATTATCGAAGGAGAATTGGCGCATTTATTAGATCTTGGGAAGACCGATGCCAAGCGTGAGGATTACCTGATGGTCAGACTCCTTGATAAACACGCCATTTTAGATGCCATGGGCAAGCTGCGCAGTGTTTATCCCAATGTGCTGCATCTAGAACGTACTGGATTAATGGCGGGCGAACAGGCCGTGGCACTCAATCGCGACCATATCAAAAAAGGCGAAATGGAGATGTTCCGTGATTTTTTCAGCCAAGTCTCTGGCGAGGAATTGAGTGATGCGCAGCAAGCGGTCATGGATGAGATTTTAACTAAGCTTCACAGGGATGAAGGCGATAGCGGTGGATCTACTCGCGTTGCAGCAAAAGGGGACCAATCCGCATGA